The Caretta caretta isolate rCarCar2 chromosome 5, rCarCar1.hap1, whole genome shotgun sequence genome contains a region encoding:
- the BTF3 gene encoding transcription factor BTF3 yields MKETIMNQEKLAKLQAQVRIGGKGTARRKKKVVHRTATADDKKLQFSLKKLGVNNISGIEEVNMFTNQGTVIHFNNPKVQASLAANTFTITGHAETKQLTEMLPSILNQLGADSLTSLRRLAEALPKQPVDGKAPLATGEDDDDEVPDLVENFDEASKNEAN; encoded by the exons ATGAAAGAAACAATCATGAATCAAGAAAAACTAGCCAAACTCCAGGCTCAAGTGCGCATTGGGGGAAAG GGAACTGCCCGCAGAAAGAAGAAGGTTGTCCACAGAACAGCTACAGCAGATGACAAGAAACTTCAGTTCTCCTTAAAGAAACTAGGAGTCAACAACATTTCTGGTATTGAAGAG GTAAATATGTTTACCAACCAGGGAACAGTCATCCACTTCAACAACCCTAAAGTTCAGGCATCTCTGGCTGCTAACACTTTCACTATCACAGGCCATGCTGAGACAAAGCAGCTGACGGAAATGCTTCCCAGCATCTTAAACCAGCTTGGAGCGGACAGTCTGACTAGCTTGAGGAGATTGGCAGAGGCTCTACCCAAGCAAC CTGTGGATGGAAAAGCACCACTTGCTACTggagaggatgatgatgatgaagttccAG atcTTGTTGAAAATTTTGATGAAGCTTCAAAGAATGAGGCAAACTGA